The DNA region CAAAGAATCAGAGGGGTGTGGGGGCAGCCTTTGTTAATTGAGCTGCTAAACCAATGCACAGTGTCAAAATTACTTTTTAACTAATGGAAATTTTGGATGACAGGGGGGCCAGGGCCCAGTATGGCCTGGCTGTAGCTCCGCCAGTGGTTATATGGCATTAGTAATCTAAGAAATCTTATCTTGTTTTCTTTTTTCTATATATATTTTGCAATCTGAGACCTTTGGCCCTCCACCCTCCCACTGTAGCACTACACATTGAGAGAATCTTTGGATTTTATGAAACTGCTACGACTCTTTCACTTAATATGCACCTCTTCCACCCTCCCACCCTCCCACTTAAAATGAGTTTGATTAAAAAAAATACTCTAGTATGTGAACTTAACATTTTTGTATTCTGATTAGAGATTCTATGAATATATGTTCACTACCTTGTCTGTGACCTTATTTGCAGGTACTTAATGTTAATTGTTGCTATCCTTCAATGTGAGAGTACAATTCTTGGAGTTTGCATCTTTTGGAAGCTCATTCGGCTGGCACGCTTTTCCTGCATTCTGCAGAGTTCTTAGTACTAGGTCGTGTGTCTTAGACCAATTGACGTTATACTTGCTCCAACTTTTATATAATGAATAATCACATGCTAATCAGCTACCAACTGTTCTGTGTGTTATTGACAGTGTCCGAGTCATTGGTCAGTTTCATGGAACGAAGGTTTCATTTTGCTTTGTTTTCATGATGCCCCAATATGTTATATCAACTTCCATTGCGTGCTGGTGCCTCTTGCTGAGTGAGCATGTGCACGAAGGCCATGTTTTCTTGTGCAATATTTGGAATGAATTTGGGGAGGCAGAAATGTGCTTCCTATTGAAAGAATATGCATCTATCCATTAGTCACCTGGAACCAGTTGGTGGTATGAGCTGTTGAAACCAGTTGTGCACAAATGCGATAGATCTTCGTCAGAGACGAAACAAATCGTCAGAACATACCACACAGAGACAAGAGCTGCTTGTAACTCTGAAAATACAAGAGCTGCTTATCGAGAAGTAATTGCAGCTCTACATAGTCGCACACTGCGGAGCCGAAAGCAATGGCTTCATGCCGCACCAGAGAGACCCAGAAGAGGAAGCTCAGAGCCACGAGCTTCAGCGCAGGAGGACGAAGCGGCCGCGCAGCTTGCGAAGGACGTGCACGTTCATGGTCGGGCGCCGCATGCCCGTGATCAGCTCGAAGAGGCAGACGTCGTGGTCGAGGAGGCCGTTGTCGCCGACGAAGCCGCACCAGCCGCGGCCGGTGAGGCCACGGCTGAACCGGTTGCAGCTGTAGCGGACGTGCCACTTCCCCTTGCCGCCGACCCTCTGGAGGATGATCTCCCCGCGGGTCGCTCCCAGGTACTTCGCCGCAAACTCTGAAGAAATGGCCTGAGAGAAACAGACCAAGCATTTCATCAGCATATCCTGAACTGTATGAGATCTTCTCCTTTTTGAGATTCTAGGTAGTGAAGGAATCTCGACATCATTGGTTACCCAGGAAAATCTGAATaatgattttttttttacatCTCATAAAGGTTTGGCAATGTTCCGTATCGGCAAAATTGATGTTGCAGAAAGCAACTCTAGTGATAGTTTTCAGAAGGGAGATGACTTACTACGACACCGGATTTCTTGCCGCGGACATGGCTGGGGTGCATCACCTGCACGAACACCGGGTTCGTCGGCTGGGCCGGGATTGGGACGCCTGATAtctcctccctctcttcctccgTCAGATGGTACCCGCTCACCGGGCCATTCTTGCAGAAGTAGTACCCGGTCTTGGCCGGCACGTCGCTCTCATGATCTAGCTCAAGATCGTCTTCATCATTTTTGACTTGGCAATGAACTTGTTCTGCAGGCAGTACGTTATCATCTCATTTCACATTCAGACTACAATTACCTCTGCAAAACAATCAGACGCTATACGACCAGTGAGCAGTGACCTACCAATATCACGGTAAAGTTTGCGTTTGCATGGTTTGGGGATGCTCCGGCTGGTGTTTCTCTGAACTGCCAACTCCAGGTCACCGTCatcgtcctcgtcctcctcgtcgCTTGGCAGCAACTGTGGTGTGCGGTATTTCCCTCCCTTGGATTTGTGGTAGCCGTGCCGCGCTCCTTCGACGCCTGAAGAGCCCTCGATCCTTTCACATCCATGGTTTTTGGCAAAATGGGGCCATGTTTTCTCGCAGCCGCTTGAATCGAACATCAGGACGTCAAAGGAGGACACTCCACTGTACTTGAAGAGCAGGTAGTCTCCTTCCTCGATGCCGTGAGCACTGACGAACTCCTTCCAGCCGGACTGGAGCATTACCTCGTCATTAGCATTGTTGCCTACTCCAATGCTCCATGTTTTGCCACTTGGGGGCTTCAAACTGACGACCTCCGAGATGTGGCCGTTGAAATTGTTGGCGAATCTGCCAGGTATGCTCTGCGAAATGAACAGATCTTTTGTGACGCAATTCTTCCTTTTTTCTTTGCCCAGTAACATTGCTTGAGTTTACAATGGATACACATGCAACCAGAAAGCTATTGAGATTTGGATACTGAAACTAGCATCTAATACACTGTGCAACACTGCAAAATGAAGGAACAGAAATAACATTCCTTGGATAAACTAACATGCATGCCCAAAAATAATAGTAATCTACATTTACACAGAAATAATAAATCATTCAAGTTCATTCCAGCAGGACATTCACAAATGGAGGAAAACCGAGGAGCAATCTTGAGATGGTTCCTCACCATGGTTTCAGTGAAGTCCCCAACCATAGGCTTGAAGAAGTGCTTCTGGTCATCGGCCATGTGGCTCCAGTAGTAATGCTCTTGCCACTCCATGCAAACCCTGCAGTTCTTGTCCAAGTTCTGCATACTCTTTAAAGATCCGGAAGAACAGAGAGAAATTAGGGGaaaggtaaaaaaaaaaagaaggaaaaatCGAAAGAGAGAAGTGCCGAATGAAAGAAGGGGAGCTCAGAGACTTCAGGTCTCCTTGGCGCTGGGTGTGAGGACTCCTGAGGCTGATAAATACACGAAAGCTGACAGATGAGTACTGTAGCAGCTTAACCGACCAAATACCAGTTTTTTTCAGTCTCCATTAAATTATTTATACTGTTTATAGATAAGATTTAAACTATTGCTATTTGTAACTTTGACTTAATGTATCTAGGTACCGGAGTTATAACACTTGGAATGTTTTTTAACAAATTCATTTTCATCTGGTCACATTATATAGTTTGAGATGATTCTTGTATACCACTGTAAAAAAATTTATCCCAAATTTGCCATCACCTAAGGGATGGCAATTCCGAATATAGGAAATTTTAGTGGTATTACCCATAAAGTTTCCGACATATTATTAATTCGTAATCACAAAATTTCAATGAAACTAGTTTTAAAACATTAAATGCAAAATCGTGAAGGTTCATTATATATATAATGAACGAGTTATGAAAAATATGGTCAGAAGATCTGATCAGTGCTCTATCGTATTTCTATTGACTGTTACAGCAGTATATAATAATAAGTTTTCGCGATGTCCCAAAGGCATCGCTAACCGTGCTCTAAGATGTTTACATCAATACTTGACGTGACATTTACCAGCAAAGGGCTGCAGGTGTCGAACTTGTACTGTTCTGCATGTTGCTAGCAGATGAAACGACACGTGTGGCGCTTACTGTATTTCTTTCCCATGTCCCCAAAAGACTTCGCATTGAAACTACAAAAAGCAGCAGGCATGCTATCCGATGTGCACAGAACACAGGAAATCGTCTCTGTGTCCACGTTACGTCGACAATATGCATCTTCTTGttcatgattttttttctttgattaTCTtcatttttctctttttttcaaAAATTGTCTTAATGTGAGAAAAGAAAATGGTCATAACGGAATGATTACAAAACTGAAGGCTTCAAAATTTTAGTTGCAGTAGAAAGACGTATGGGGTTTCCTAATTGGGAAGAGAAGATATTTTTCCTTGGATTTATGACAGAAAAAAATTACTAATCAAATGTAAAGTTAAGCAAAGGCCAAGtaagaaaaagaacaaagatAGCATATAATCTGTTTTCAGAATCTCCCCACATATAGATGTTCATAACTAAAAAGTCATTCGGTAATTCATTTGCTTCACTTAACTCTGTTTTCAGGGTTGGCCAATTCTTCACAGTTGACATGCATGATATATAATACTAAAAAAAATTCGAGAAATCTTTTCTACGAAAATAAACCTAAATGAGAAACATAAAACCGTTGTGCCTGTGAAGAAAGATGACAAGGCTGACAGGACAGAGCTCAACTGAACTTTATAGTAGTTTGTTGATATCATATACTGCAATCTATTTGTTAATATTTCATGGAATCATGGCTTCACCATACAAAATGAAGGACCAAAACCCACAAGATGCAATAGCAACATATGCTTCAGTGATCAGTCACAACACAAGCAAACTAACTAGGTGGATGGGTATAGAACATACATCACAGATAGTGCATTAGCAGTGATGCTTATCGATCAAACAGAAAGGGAAAAAACTCCTCCAACAGCAAAAGATGGTACGACCGTACCAGCAGAAGAGGCCTACAACATTTCATCTACTGCGAATGATATGCACATTCATCGTATACTCCTTGTCTCTCTGGAGCTCCAAGAGACAGATATCATCCAATTGCAAATTGTTGTCTGATGCCAACTGCTTCCAAAAGCCTTATATGTCTGCCGACCTTTGAACATGGGACGACCCAAATTTTGCCATTGCACTGAAGCATCAGCTCTTTCTTCTCAAATCGAAGGTATGCATCAGCATATTGTCGAGAAAAGTTCTAATGCAGAGAGAAAGGGCGTGAGTAACGCAACTGAAACAAAGACATAATGTATTACAACTTACAAGCAGCAAAAGCTTAATGTTTTCATTCTATTTGCAATATGATCAAGGCCCCATTTAAATGGAGATATTTTAGGAACTTTGATGAATTATACTGACTCCTGCAATATTCATTTGTGACTTATATGTACCAAATACTGGCCATTAAGAGTATGTGACACCCCTTGTTTATGAAAGAGTAAATTACTCAAATATAAATTTTATCAAGAACACATATTAGTATTAATATGCCATCAAAACAAATAGAGGAATACAAGTCCTTATGCATGTCAAATGCAGTGCGAACATACATGTTTGGGAAATCTATTCCAATCAAGTATACACTCAAGAACAGGTTTCTTAACTCACCATGCAACGACTTCTTCCATATACGTTGCTCTTCGTCATGACACAGACATGTATGGGGATTTCAGAATGAATTGCCCGGACCTTCTCTTTCACCTTTTGCTTCTGCGTGCTAGTAAGGTACCGCATGTTAAGATGTACTCTGGTACAAATTGCACTTCCTGATCGTCTTTGGGAAATGAAGCATCTCCTgcaaccaaaaaaaaaatcccTAAAACACGATGCACATGAAGTCTAAATGTAGTTTCCGTGATAATAATACTGATATTCAGGGCGATAACCTGATGATCTCTGTAAAGAACTCGATGAACTGATATCGATCACATTATGCCCCTGATTTGAGCTATCTTGCTGTTCCCATGCTTTATTTGCACTCGGAGAAGATTTCATGGAGATATCACGATATGGGCTTGGCATGCCAACTGGTTCTTTCCTTTGTGATTTATGATCAGTATCCATTACGACAGATGATAATTTCTCACAGACACTTGAATCAAAGATTAGAACCTTTAAATGAGACCTCCGATCATATTTGAATACCAAGAAGTCTCCCATACTCAAATCATGAGAACTGACAAATGCCTCCCATCCAAACCCAAGGGATACCTTACCCTGGTTGTTGATAACTTGAACATCGAAACTGGAACCAGCACGTGATTCTAGCTTAATAGTTCCAGTTACTTTCCCCATCAAACGTTGCACAAATTTCTTTGGTATGGTCTGCAGCAACAGACCGATAACCAGAAGAGTAAATTGCACATTAGATAAGATATCTTAACCTCTTTTGCTCAAAAGGTTGGCTGAAAGCACATCTCTTGTGAGGTGAGGAAACAGTAGAAAGGCTTCTCTTGTTATTACTCCCCTCTGTCTATAAATATAAGGCACATTCTTTGGAGAAAGTCTTAAAAAATATACTTTGTCCTTTGATTTCTCTTACAATATATTGTCAATTGCTACAAAATAAACATCTGAAAATTCTTCTGAACACGAATTTGTTGAGGCAATACAGTAAACCAATCCATCTTAAAATTTTGATCTTTTCAAATCAAAATACCCCTTACATTGATGGATGGACAGATTATATGAGTAGTTATGTTCATGCAGTCATAAACCAATCCATTTCAGATGTGAAATATCTGAAGTAAGAGTAACCAGAGTGAACGGATTTGCCCATCTACAGATTCAATTGGATCTCGTTCCTATAGTTAGTTTACTACCATTGCTACTCAGAAAGAAAAGGGTTCATTTAGTAGCGAACACGATTCACTAGTCTTTTCGAATTATATTAGTTGCATTATGTTCCTCTGGATTAATTGGAAATTTAGAAAGCAGAATAAAGATACTGTAATTGTTAGAACAGTTTTCAACTTTCAGAGCATATAATGAAAATTCCAGTGCAGTCGAAAAAAGATACTAAGTTGCAATCAGAGAAGCAGGTTACCATTCTTTGACAAAATCACCAACCATAATCCTGAAGAAATGCTTGTCCTGATCAATTTTATGCTTCCAGTCAAAAAAGATATCCCTCTCCTTGCAGCTCTCACGTTTCTTGCTCATCTCGTAATCACAGAACACCTGCATCGAAGTGTTCTCAGCAAAGGAGAGACAAGAATGGgaaggagaggaagaaggaaaaagCTTAGCCAACGGCAGAGAAGCAAGCCTCACAGCGAGATTGCTGGATGCTCCGCGGAGATGGGTTCCCTGAGAACCAGGGCCGGCCGGCAGCTCCTCCGGCTTCTTTACTGTACAGCGGACACAGGCCGCTGTGACTGAAACAATGGGGAAGAACAGGGAAGGCCAAGATAGAAGTTCATTTAAGTCCTCCGGAAATGGAGAAATTCAATTACTAATTTTTCTGGAGTAGTAAGTTTTTAAACCCACGACATTGGCAGTGACAAAAAATAATTAGTTAAAAAATATAAGTATCGAGGTAAAGGTTAGAATTAGATTttcgaaacaatgcatacatgtATGCACACTCACCTCTATAAATATAAATACATGCACGCAACCCTACCTCTACGAGCATCTCGATAGACTGGACCGGCAGATTCCGAGATTGACGAAGTTACCGCAGACCTCTCGCTATCGCTGAGCACGTCGGCTGAACTCAAGAACTAATTACATCACATTATAATTTTCTATTGAAATATAACTGTAATTTGCAATAAATGCATGAAGTTATAAAAGTACTTTT from Panicum hallii strain FIL2 chromosome 9, PHallii_v3.1, whole genome shotgun sequence includes:
- the LOC112877412 gene encoding B3 domain-containing protein Os03g0622200-like, with the translated sequence MQNLDKNCRVCMEWQEHYYWSHMADDQKHFFKPMVGDFTETMSIPGRFANNFNGHISEVVSLKPPSGKTWSIGVGNNANDEVMLQSGWKEFVSAHGIEEGDYLLFKYSGVSSFDVLMFDSSGCEKTWPHFAKNHGCERIEGSSGVEGARHGYHKSKGGKYRTPQLLPSDEEDEDDDGDLELAVQRNTSRSIPKPCKRKLYRDIEQVHCQVKNDEDDLELDHESDVPAKTGYYFCKNGPVSGYHLTEEEREEISGVPIPAQPTNPVFVQVMHPSHVRGKKSGVVAISSEFAAKYLGATRGEIILQRVGGKGKWHVRYSCNRFSRGLTGRGWCGFVGDNGLLDHDVCLFELITGMRRPTMNVHVLRKLRGRFVLLR